A region from the Algoriphagus machipongonensis genome encodes:
- a CDS encoding class I SAM-dependent methyltransferase, with protein sequence MEKSSVNEIRARFDKDVERFSNLETGQLATIDASISLELITESAKRIVPHASHVLDVGCGAGNYTLMMLSKLPNLHCTLVDLSQPMLDKAVERVSKVSKGKIKSVQADIREAELEDHGFDIILAGAVLHHLRDDEDWEQTFTKLYHLLKPGGCLMISDLITQENPILDEYTWDRYGDYLEGLGGKDYRKKVLDYVAKEDSPRSMSYQLELMKKVGFSSTEILHKNMCFGAFGGIK encoded by the coding sequence ATGGAAAAGTCTTCTGTAAATGAAATAAGAGCTCGATTTGACAAGGATGTCGAACGATTTTCTAACCTAGAAACTGGCCAGTTAGCCACTATTGATGCCAGCATTTCATTGGAATTGATCACAGAGTCTGCCAAAAGAATTGTTCCACATGCAAGTCATGTTTTAGATGTAGGTTGCGGAGCAGGAAATTACACATTAATGATGCTATCAAAGTTACCAAACCTGCATTGCACTTTGGTAGACTTAAGCCAACCCATGCTAGATAAAGCAGTAGAGCGAGTATCTAAAGTTTCCAAAGGAAAAATAAAGAGTGTCCAGGCAGATATCAGAGAAGCTGAGCTAGAAGACCATGGGTTTGATATTATTTTAGCGGGTGCTGTTTTGCATCATTTAAGAGATGATGAAGATTGGGAACAAACTTTTACCAAGCTTTATCACTTACTGAAACCAGGAGGTTGTTTGATGATTTCAGATTTGATCACCCAAGAAAATCCTATTTTAGATGAGTATACCTGGGATAGGTATGGAGATTATTTAGAGGGATTAGGTGGCAAAGACTATAGAAAAAAAGTCTTGGATTATGTAGCCAAAGAAGATTCACCTAGATCTATGAGCTACCAGCTGGAATTGATGAAAAAGGTTGGGTTTAGCAGTACAGAAATCCTCCACAAAAACATGTGCTTTGGGGCATTTGGTGGAATCAAGTAA
- a CDS encoding cation diffusion facilitator family transporter, whose amino-acid sequence MPNKNLAIRTVIFSLLGNIALATIKFIAGIFGNSYALIADGIESVLDVFASVLVLIGLRYANRPPDENHPYGHGKAEPLITFVVVVFLIVSASTIAYQSIQHILTPHELPENFTLWVLGAIILWKEISYQIVIRRSIKIKSNSLKAEAWHHRSDAITSIAAFIGISVALYFGEGYESADDYAALIAVLFIVYNSYKIFRPALSEVMDENNHDELISRIREISLQVKGVKGTEKCFIRKAGMEYHVDLHAHVEGDLTVTEGHDIAHLLKDKLQKEIPQLGHVLIHIEPA is encoded by the coding sequence ATGCCCAATAAGAACTTAGCCATACGTACCGTCATTTTCAGTTTGCTGGGAAATATTGCTTTGGCAACTATCAAATTTATTGCCGGTATTTTTGGGAATTCCTATGCATTAATCGCTGATGGAATCGAATCCGTTTTGGATGTTTTTGCCTCAGTTTTAGTTTTGATAGGCCTCAGGTATGCTAATCGACCTCCAGATGAAAACCACCCATATGGGCATGGTAAAGCGGAACCTTTAATCACATTCGTGGTTGTGGTGTTTCTGATTGTTTCTGCTTCGACGATTGCTTATCAGTCGATCCAGCACATCCTTACTCCACACGAACTTCCAGAAAACTTTACTTTATGGGTTTTGGGAGCCATCATTCTATGGAAGGAAATATCCTATCAAATTGTTATTCGAAGAAGCATTAAAATAAAGTCCAATTCTCTAAAAGCTGAGGCCTGGCATCATAGAAGTGATGCAATTACTTCCATTGCTGCATTTATAGGGATTTCTGTCGCCCTCTATTTTGGAGAGGGATATGAATCAGCAGATGACTACGCTGCTTTAATTGCTGTTTTATTTATTGTTTACAACAGTTACAAGATTTTTAGACCTGCTTTAAGCGAAGTCATGGATGAGAATAATCATGACGAGCTAATCAGTAGAATAAGAGAAATCTCATTGCAGGTAAAAGGTGTAAAAGGAACAGAGAAATGCTTTATTCGAAAAGCAGGCATGGAGTATCATGTAGATTTACATGCCCATGTAGAAGGAGATCTCACAGTGACGGAAGGCCATGACATTGCCCATCTGTTAAAAGATAAGCTTCAAAAAGAAATCCCTCAACTTGGACATGTTTTAATTCATATAGAGCCTGCCTGA
- a CDS encoding nuclear transport factor 2 family protein, translating to MKSIVTLAFIICSFCSFAQTEKDLENQVEKLRLALIDPTESNLKELSSASLTYGHSSGTLENQDQFIEALVSGKSDFASISFENQEILVEKNIGIVRHYLVADVVEGDKINPIKIGVMLVWQKEKGSWKLLARQAYKLP from the coding sequence ATGAAATCCATAGTAACACTCGCCTTTATTATTTGTAGTTTTTGCTCCTTTGCTCAAACTGAGAAAGACCTTGAAAATCAAGTTGAAAAACTTAGGCTTGCTCTAATTGATCCTACTGAATCAAATTTAAAGGAGCTAAGTTCTGCTTCACTAACTTATGGACACTCTAGTGGGACTTTAGAAAATCAAGATCAATTTATAGAGGCACTAGTGTCAGGTAAATCAGATTTTGCCTCTATTTCATTTGAAAATCAAGAGATTTTGGTTGAAAAGAATATTGGAATCGTACGCCATTATCTAGTTGCCGATGTGGTTGAAGGAGACAAAATAAACCCGATCAAAATCGGGGTGATGTTAGTTTGGCAAAAGGAAAAAGGAAGTTGGAAGCTCCTAGCCAGACAGGCTTACAAGCTCCCTTAA
- a CDS encoding APC family permease, translating to MPDYSNSEVQEKLPRNLGLWGIWMLVVNGLIGAGIFGLPSGAARLAGEYSVWIYAFCALLMLPVILCFAELGSYFRGTGGPIKYGKMAFGSFIGFQGGWLYYLARLISFAANTVLLTDSIAYFLPIAAEGYGRIISLAITVGALTLINVLGSVESIRSMTLFTIIKFSVLIGLVFVGFVVLGPDVIPNFNSPLPSSTNLGAAALLLIYAFVGFEGAVVPAGEAKRPQRDMPLGLLLGLGIVVVLYMLIQLVSQAAVPDLAASKTPLLDAASALLGSTGAVLLMIGVATSVLANLIGSMFSATRITYGLAIEKSLPKWFGEVHSNYLTPANSVLFFGVVAFILAAMGSFTFLAAMTVLSRLFLFIMSCVAIPVLRPKFKNQNGFVIKGGLLVPILGVLACLWLMLQVSWTSVWLTGILILIGTILYWFGRQQKAVE from the coding sequence ATGCCAGATTATTCTAATTCAGAAGTCCAAGAAAAATTACCAAGAAATTTAGGACTTTGGGGAATTTGGATGTTGGTGGTAAATGGGTTAATCGGTGCTGGGATTTTTGGTTTACCTTCGGGAGCAGCGAGATTGGCTGGAGAATATAGTGTTTGGATTTACGCTTTTTGTGCGCTTCTGATGCTTCCGGTAATTCTTTGTTTCGCCGAGCTTGGCAGTTATTTCAGAGGAACTGGAGGCCCCATTAAATATGGGAAAATGGCTTTTGGTTCTTTTATTGGTTTTCAAGGTGGCTGGCTTTATTATTTAGCAAGGTTAATATCTTTTGCTGCCAACACGGTTTTGCTTACTGATAGCATTGCTTACTTTTTACCCATTGCGGCTGAAGGTTATGGAAGAATCATTTCCTTGGCCATTACCGTAGGTGCCTTGACTCTGATCAATGTTTTGGGGTCTGTAGAATCTATTAGATCTATGACCCTGTTTACAATCATTAAGTTTTCAGTGCTGATTGGATTAGTTTTCGTAGGCTTTGTGGTTTTGGGTCCTGATGTTATCCCTAATTTTAATAGCCCTCTCCCAAGCAGTACCAATTTAGGAGCGGCAGCTTTATTGCTGATTTATGCTTTCGTAGGATTTGAAGGAGCAGTTGTTCCAGCAGGAGAAGCTAAAAGACCTCAAAGAGATATGCCATTGGGCCTTTTACTAGGATTGGGAATAGTGGTCGTTTTATACATGTTGATCCAGTTAGTTTCCCAGGCAGCAGTTCCTGATTTAGCAGCTAGTAAAACCCCTTTATTAGATGCAGCATCTGCTCTTTTGGGAAGTACCGGAGCAGTGCTCTTGATGATAGGAGTTGCCACTTCTGTATTAGCTAATTTGATTGGCTCCATGTTTTCGGCTACCCGAATCACTTACGGTTTAGCAATTGAGAAATCACTTCCTAAATGGTTTGGGGAAGTTCATTCCAACTATTTAACGCCTGCAAATTCAGTCCTATTTTTCGGAGTTGTTGCCTTCATCTTAGCAGCTATGGGTTCCTTTACTTTTTTGGCTGCCATGACCGTTTTATCCAGGCTATTTCTCTTTATCATGAGTTGTGTTGCCATTCCGGTTTTACGCCCCAAGTTTAAAAATCAAAATGGTTTTGTAATCAAAGGGGGCTTATTGGTTCCGATTTTAGGCGTTCTGGCTTGTCTGTGGTTGATGCTTCAGGTGAGTTGGACCTCTGTTTGGTTAACAGGTATATTAATATTGATTGGAACAATTTTATATTGGTTTGGAAGGCAACAAAAAGCTGTAGAATAA